One stretch of Paenibacillus sp. AN1007 DNA includes these proteins:
- a CDS encoding nitroreductase, giving the protein MSRTTETTNEVRHAIQNRRTVKKFKKDPVPTERIIDLLDTAVWAPNHKLREPWRFVLFNGKGRKKLAEAIEAEMGEDNKFSASVQQVPAILLVVLEEDPRQAIWDEDFAAVSAMVQNFMLAAWSEQIGTFWVTKPFLYAPKFRKPLGIKAGEKIVGMIYMGYPDVIPSAKERTPAKDKLTLFE; this is encoded by the coding sequence ATGAGTAGAACGACGGAGACAACCAACGAAGTCCGCCATGCGATCCAGAATCGCCGCACCGTCAAAAAATTTAAAAAAGATCCTGTACCAACGGAGCGCATCATCGATTTGTTGGATACAGCTGTATGGGCACCTAACCATAAATTGCGTGAGCCGTGGAGATTTGTATTGTTCAACGGCAAAGGGCGCAAAAAGTTGGCAGAGGCCATTGAAGCCGAGATGGGCGAGGATAACAAATTTTCGGCGAGTGTGCAGCAGGTACCTGCCATTTTGCTTGTAGTTCTGGAGGAAGATCCGAGACAAGCGATCTGGGATGAAGATTTTGCTGCAGTCAGTGCGATGGTTCAGAACTTTATGCTCGCAGCATGGAGTGAACAGATCGGTACATTTTGGGTAACCAAACCATTTTTATATGCACCCAAGTTTCGGAAGCCGCTCGGCATCAAGGCTGGGGAGAAAATTGTCGGCATGATCTATATGGGATACCCCGATGTCATTCCATCAGCGAAAGAGCGTACGCCGGCCAAGGACAAGCTGACTTTATTTGAATAA
- the lepB gene encoding signal peptidase I, translating to MEQEVQQDQGIPAEEKNNRSKKAKNEIVEWLKAIVIALVLVILIRWLLFKPFVVDGPSMQPNFSTGERVIVNEILYDIREPKRGEVIVFHVPSEGRDFIKRVIAVAGDTVQVQGDTVTVNGQKVNETYIQGAIDAAEANGGTYNVKDFPNEQFPDGKVPPGHVFVMGDNRPNSTDSRMIGYVSLKDIIGRADVIFWPIGEIKWINH from the coding sequence ATGGAACAAGAAGTTCAACAGGACCAGGGCATACCTGCCGAAGAAAAAAATAACCGATCCAAAAAAGCGAAGAATGAAATTGTAGAGTGGCTGAAAGCCATTGTCATTGCACTCGTGCTGGTCATTCTGATTCGCTGGCTGCTCTTTAAACCATTTGTTGTGGACGGGCCGTCCATGCAGCCGAATTTCTCGACAGGAGAACGTGTTATTGTCAATGAAATTCTGTACGATATTCGTGAGCCGAAGCGCGGCGAAGTGATTGTCTTCCATGTACCTTCCGAAGGACGGGATTTCATTAAACGTGTGATTGCTGTAGCCGGAGATACGGTGCAGGTTCAAGGTGACACGGTAACGGTGAACGGACAAAAGGTGAATGAAACGTATATTCAGGGCGCTATAGATGCTGCAGAGGCCAATGGCGGAACGTATAACGTGAAGGATTTCCCGAATGAACAATTCCCTGATGGTAAGGTGCCGCCGGGGCACGTGTTTGTCATGGGGGATAATCGGCCGAACAGTACGGACAGCCGGATGATCGGTTATGTCTCGCTGAAAGATATTATTGGCCGTGCAGATGTTATTTTCTGGCCAATTGGAGAAATTAAGTGGATCAACCACTAA
- the ylqF gene encoding ribosome biogenesis GTPase YlqF has translation MTIQWFPGHMTRARRQIQDKLKLIDVVIELLDARLPVSSRNPMIDEILMDKPRMILLNKSDLADAKVTQEWIEYFKKEGITAFPVDASTGTNVKDIPAQARLLLKEKIDRQLAKGINPRAVRGLIVGIPNVGKSTLINRLAGRSIAATGDRPGVTKGQQWIKVGKEMELLDTPGILWPKFEDQNVGYRLAVTGAIKEEILNAEDIAFFGISYLMRYYWDALEERYGLQEFSRDADDSDSVIAIMEQVGRIRGCVISGGRIDLEKASRAFLRELRAGKMGRFSMEAPY, from the coding sequence GTGACGATACAATGGTTTCCAGGTCATATGACCCGAGCCAGACGCCAGATTCAGGACAAGTTGAAGCTCATTGACGTGGTCATCGAACTATTGGATGCCCGTCTGCCTGTCTCCAGCCGTAATCCGATGATCGACGAGATTTTGATGGATAAACCCCGTATGATTTTGCTGAATAAATCGGATTTGGCGGATGCCAAAGTGACGCAAGAGTGGATCGAATATTTTAAAAAAGAAGGCATCACCGCTTTTCCTGTGGATGCTTCGACAGGTACGAATGTAAAAGATATTCCTGCTCAGGCCAGACTGCTGCTGAAGGAGAAGATTGATCGGCAGCTGGCAAAAGGGATTAATCCCCGGGCTGTCCGAGGATTGATCGTCGGTATTCCTAACGTAGGTAAATCCACGTTGATCAACCGTCTGGCTGGACGCAGCATCGCAGCGACGGGTGATCGTCCAGGTGTAACCAAGGGTCAACAGTGGATCAAAGTAGGCAAGGAAATGGAACTGCTGGACACTCCAGGTATTCTGTGGCCGAAATTTGAAGATCAAAACGTAGGTTACCGCCTGGCTGTAACGGGTGCGATCAAAGAGGAAATTCTGAATGCAGAAGATATTGCATTTTTTGGAATCAGTTATCTGATGCGTTATTATTGGGACGCGCTGGAAGAGAGATATGGTCTTCAGGAATTTTCCAGGGACGCAGACGATTCAGACAGCGTTATCGCCATTATGGAGCAGGTCGGCCGAATCCGCGGGTGTGTAATCAGCGGTGGACGGATCGATCTGGAGAAGGCATCTCGAGCGTTTCTGCGGGAATTACGTGCGGGCAAGATGGGACGTTTCTCAATGGAAGCTCCGTATTAA
- a CDS encoding EscU/YscU/HrcU family type III secretion system export apparatus switch protein: MKEGSPQPDLLSKKAVALKYVPGETEAPIVAAKGRGKVAEAILEKAKENGVPVQEDAALVEVLSKLDLDEQIPAELYQLVAEVLTYVYRADRLASGRDESESW; encoded by the coding sequence ATGAAAGAGGGATCACCACAGCCGGATCTGTTATCCAAAAAAGCAGTTGCGCTAAAATATGTTCCTGGAGAGACCGAGGCGCCGATCGTTGCTGCCAAAGGCCGCGGCAAAGTAGCTGAAGCCATTCTGGAGAAAGCCAAAGAAAATGGAGTACCCGTGCAGGAGGATGCTGCATTAGTAGAAGTGCTTTCCAAGTTGGATCTGGATGAACAGATTCCGGCGGAATTGTATCAGTTGGTGGCCGAGGTGCTCACCTATGTGTATCGGGCTGATCGGCTTGCCTCAGGCCGTGATGAGAGCGAATCATGGTAA
- the rpsP gene encoding 30S ribosomal protein S16, with amino-acid sequence MAVRIRLKRMGAHKAPFYRVVVSDSRSPRDGRFIEEIGYYNPVEQPAVVKIDEDKALQWLQNGAQASDTVRNLLSKAGVMKKFHESKLSK; translated from the coding sequence ATGGCAGTTCGTATTCGTCTGAAACGTATGGGTGCTCACAAAGCTCCTTTCTACCGCGTAGTGGTATCGGATTCCCGTTCCCCACGTGACGGTCGTTTTATCGAGGAGATCGGTTACTACAACCCGGTTGAACAACCGGCTGTTGTTAAGATCGATGAAGATAAAGCATTGCAATGGCTTCAAAACGGTGCGCAAGCATCCGACACTGTCCGCAACTTGCTGAGCAAAGCGGGCGTGATGAAGAAATTCCACGAGTCTAAATTATCTAAATAA
- the rimM gene encoding ribosome maturation factor RimM (Essential for efficient processing of 16S rRNA) has protein sequence MAEFMNVGKVVNTHGIRGELKIMPLTDFPEVRFAKDAELFLFTPDNHPVLVTVESARLHKNMYIVRLKEYGNINEVEKFKGGMAKVSKENLAELEEGEYYFHQIVGCTVITEDGEQLGTISEILTPGANDVWVVKTSAGKEVLIPVIDDVVLDVDVQQKQVKIHLMEGLL, from the coding sequence ATGGCAGAGTTTATGAATGTAGGTAAAGTTGTGAATACTCACGGTATTCGTGGCGAGTTGAAGATCATGCCTTTGACGGATTTCCCGGAAGTGCGTTTTGCTAAGGATGCCGAGCTGTTTTTGTTTACACCGGATAACCATCCCGTTCTTGTTACGGTGGAATCTGCGCGTTTGCATAAAAATATGTATATTGTTCGTCTGAAAGAATACGGTAACATTAATGAAGTGGAAAAGTTTAAGGGCGGTATGGCTAAAGTATCGAAGGAAAACCTGGCTGAACTAGAGGAAGGCGAGTATTACTTCCACCAGATCGTAGGATGTACAGTCATCACAGAAGACGGAGAACAACTGGGAACGATCTCGGAAATCTTGACACCAGGAGCTAATGACGTGTGGGTAGTCAAAACATCAGCAGGAAAAGAAGTGCTGATCCCTGTCATTGATGATGTCGTCCTGGATGTTGATGTGCAGCAGAAGCAGGTCAAGATTCACCTGATGGAAGGACTGCTGTAA
- a CDS encoding putative DNA-binding protein has protein sequence MSQENRLEKTNRINLLFAFYESLLTEKQQTFLKYYFHDDFSLGEIAAEFEISRQAVYEHIKRAEQVLENYESKLGLLEKYERRSRCLEHLQQALERAGVTVDNNKPIHDLVAQLAE, from the coding sequence ATGAGTCAAGAAAACCGGCTTGAGAAGACAAACCGGATTAACTTGCTGTTTGCCTTTTATGAATCACTGCTGACAGAGAAACAGCAGACATTTCTGAAATATTACTTTCATGATGATTTCTCACTTGGTGAAATTGCAGCCGAGTTTGAGATCAGCCGCCAGGCGGTATACGAACATATCAAGCGTGCTGAGCAAGTGCTTGAAAACTACGAAAGCAAGCTCGGCTTGCTGGAGAAGTATGAGAGACGCAGCCGCTGTCTTGAACATCTACAACAAGCACTGGAACGCGCTGGCGTTACTGTGGATAACAACAAACCAATACACGATCTCGTTGCACAGCTCGCTGAATAA
- the ffh gene encoding signal recognition particle protein, translating to MAFEGLTTRLQNVFSKLRGKGKVSDEDVAEAMREVRLALLEADVNFKVVKEFIAKVKEKAVGKEVMDSFTPGMVIIDIVNKELTDLMGGSQAKLAKANKPPTVIMMVGLQGAGKTTTSGKLAKMLQKQNSRPLLIAGDIYRPAAIKQLQVLGEQIKAPVFTLGDQTSPVEIARQGLQHAKDNGNDYVIVDTAGRLHVDEELMEELRQIHSAVNPDEVLLVVDSMTGQDAVNVAEHFNQQLDLTGVVLTKLDGDTRGGAALSVKAVTGCPIKFASLGEKLDALEPFHPERMASRILGMGDMLSLIEKAQSNIDTEKAKEMERKMRNAEFTFEDFLEQMDQVKKLGPIDQIMDMIPGMGKMKQAKDLKVDDKQMGRIEAIVYSMTTEEKRNPDMINHSRRKRIATGSGTSLAEVNRLIKQFDEMRRMMKQFSDMMGPKGGKNKAMKQLKGLGKGMKFPFR from the coding sequence ATGGCATTTGAAGGATTAACGACCCGATTGCAGAATGTGTTCAGCAAGCTGCGCGGCAAAGGCAAGGTGTCTGATGAAGACGTAGCCGAAGCGATGCGCGAAGTACGTCTGGCATTGCTTGAAGCGGATGTAAACTTCAAAGTGGTCAAGGAATTCATCGCCAAAGTGAAAGAGAAGGCAGTCGGCAAAGAAGTAATGGACAGCTTTACACCCGGAATGGTCATCATCGACATTGTTAACAAAGAGTTAACGGATCTGATGGGCGGAAGTCAGGCCAAACTGGCCAAGGCTAACAAACCACCTACGGTGATTATGATGGTTGGTCTGCAGGGCGCAGGTAAAACGACGACTTCCGGTAAACTGGCGAAAATGCTGCAAAAGCAAAACAGCAGACCTTTGCTGATTGCCGGTGACATTTATCGTCCAGCTGCGATCAAGCAGCTGCAGGTACTGGGTGAGCAGATTAAAGCGCCTGTATTTACACTTGGTGATCAGACAAGCCCGGTGGAGATTGCTCGCCAAGGTCTGCAGCATGCGAAAGACAACGGAAATGATTATGTGATCGTTGATACTGCTGGACGTCTGCATGTCGACGAAGAATTGATGGAAGAGCTTCGCCAGATACACAGCGCAGTGAATCCCGATGAAGTACTGCTCGTTGTCGACAGTATGACAGGACAAGATGCGGTTAACGTGGCGGAACACTTTAATCAGCAGCTTGACCTTACCGGAGTTGTATTGACCAAACTCGACGGCGATACACGTGGTGGTGCAGCACTGTCTGTTAAAGCAGTCACAGGCTGTCCGATCAAGTTTGCTTCTCTTGGAGAGAAGCTGGATGCTCTTGAGCCGTTCCATCCGGAACGTATGGCTTCACGGATTCTCGGCATGGGTGATATGCTGTCTTTGATTGAGAAGGCACAATCGAATATCGATACCGAGAAGGCGAAGGAAATGGAACGGAAGATGCGCAATGCAGAATTCACGTTTGAAGATTTCCTGGAGCAGATGGATCAGGTGAAGAAGCTTGGACCGATTGACCAGATCATGGATATGATTCCGGGTATGGGCAAGATGAAACAAGCGAAAGACCTGAAAGTAGATGACAAACAGATGGGCCGGATCGAAGCGATTGTCTATTCAATGACAACCGAAGAGAAACGTAACCCGGATATGATTAATCACAGCCGCCGGAAACGTATTGCGACCGGAAGCGGAACGTCTCTCGCAGAGGTGAATCGTCTGATCAAGCAGTTTGACGAAATGCGCCGTATGATGAAGCAGTTCTCGGATATGATGGGTCCTAAAGGCGGCAAGAACAAAGCGATGAAGCAGCTGAAAGGTCTCGGCAAAGGAATGAAGTTTCCTTTCCGTTGA
- a CDS encoding YraN family protein: MVSSGSGQKPNGRLSRQQKGRIGEAEACRWLEEKEYRILQRNWRCRSGEVDIIAAREELLIFVEVRSRSSAAAFGTPQESVNQRKMQQVRATAAVYIQLNGEHDRQIRFDVIGVMIDNAGNIGSVHHVENAF, encoded by the coding sequence ATGGTAAGTTCAGGTTCAGGCCAGAAGCCAAACGGGAGGTTGAGCCGCCAGCAGAAGGGTCGGATTGGGGAAGCGGAGGCCTGCCGCTGGTTAGAAGAAAAAGAGTATCGCATCCTCCAGCGAAACTGGCGCTGCCGCAGCGGGGAAGTGGATATTATCGCAGCCCGTGAAGAGTTGTTAATCTTTGTTGAGGTGCGGAGCCGAAGTTCAGCAGCAGCATTTGGCACGCCTCAAGAGTCCGTCAATCAGCGTAAAATGCAGCAGGTACGCGCGACGGCTGCGGTTTACATACAGCTGAACGGAGAGCATGATCGTCAGATACGATTTGATGTCATTGGGGTTATGATCGACAATGCCGGGAATATTGGTTCCGTACATCATGTGGAAAATGCATTTTAG
- a CDS encoding KH domain-containing protein: MEELVSIIAKALVDHPEDVAVRTVEKDRLVVYELTVHPDDVGKVIGKQGRIAKSLRTVVTSAAVKMDKRVTVDIIS; this comes from the coding sequence ATGGAAGAATTAGTAAGCATAATTGCTAAGGCTTTGGTCGATCATCCGGAAGATGTGGCGGTTCGGACGGTTGAGAAAGACCGGCTTGTCGTTTATGAGTTAACGGTGCATCCCGACGATGTCGGAAAGGTGATCGGAAAACAGGGACGAATCGCAAAATCTCTTCGTACGGTCGTCACATCAGCAGCAGTTAAGATGGATAAACGGGTTACCGTTGATATCATATCTTGA
- a CDS encoding DNA ligase has protein sequence MNISSMIRGLMGDSKPGNAKQLELKEGQVVRGSVVSVSDDGGEAVLQIQGVQVRAKLETPLRPGETTLLQVQPPGENGMTVMKPLAGSLAELPQASMNQLLQEVGLTDTKDNRDLLLAMQRSGLPLTKDNVTMVQHMMAAKPAQVPVEEWVQAAGISFQRGLPVTAETVKGLHQTVFGPPLHQLLSSLADQLESMLSQTSGKPASDGEAAAAHTIRPGAGTLVSSPAALQQNIPGTAVPLTTAGSPDGAGVTGQQVKVSIPSDAGQTSGGQTGTEAGAKGSASSAEAAGRSSAGIPAGNGIPAEGPRGADAGQAVSRPGAPGAAEAAAGRAGAGQLEGAAVRADGRADTPAAAGTQSAAGQAAPAAPTPAQLAPKLLALLDALRSASPAAPAQPGAARQAAPAAQEGGQRAAAAAGSPQPLPAGADMLPAGGSAAAPAGAAAAHAPVTHGGDPWVGRVLKLLGAEHEQQAVHGAAMQPRVGEAASPANADTLKGLLLQLASSDSAPAALKEAAAQAVQYLTGQQLLLTTDRSAAFAQMHWFIPITGPDGEQTASVQIQSRRGQRGELDASNCRLLFDLDMKSLGHTLVDVHVVNNIVSLRVLNDREGMGTLLESGREMIHQSLDKLGYQLLTFRAEPWPAGQEAGTDRKMTAADYSPERYKGVDFKV, from the coding sequence TTGAACATCAGCTCCATGATTCGCGGTCTTATGGGGGACAGCAAACCGGGAAATGCGAAGCAGCTTGAATTAAAGGAAGGTCAGGTTGTCCGGGGCTCCGTTGTTAGTGTATCCGACGACGGCGGAGAGGCAGTACTGCAGATACAAGGAGTGCAGGTGCGCGCCAAACTGGAGACTCCGCTCCGCCCCGGCGAGACAACTCTTCTGCAGGTCCAGCCTCCAGGAGAGAACGGAATGACGGTAATGAAACCTTTGGCCGGTTCTCTGGCAGAACTGCCGCAGGCTTCGATGAACCAGCTGCTGCAGGAGGTAGGGCTGACCGATACAAAAGACAACCGGGATCTGCTTCTGGCAATGCAGCGCAGCGGCCTTCCGCTGACCAAGGATAACGTAACTATGGTGCAGCATATGATGGCAGCCAAACCTGCGCAGGTCCCAGTGGAGGAATGGGTGCAGGCAGCAGGAATATCTTTTCAGCGCGGCCTGCCCGTTACGGCGGAAACAGTCAAAGGATTACATCAGACGGTGTTTGGACCTCCTCTTCATCAGCTGTTAAGCAGTCTTGCGGATCAGCTCGAGTCCATGCTGTCACAGACCTCAGGCAAACCGGCTTCGGACGGTGAAGCAGCGGCCGCACATACGATTAGGCCAGGAGCTGGAACGTTGGTATCATCTCCTGCTGCACTGCAGCAGAACATACCGGGAACAGCTGTGCCATTAACGACAGCTGGCTCACCAGATGGAGCAGGTGTTACGGGGCAGCAGGTGAAGGTCAGTATTCCTTCAGATGCAGGCCAGACAAGTGGCGGACAGACCGGAACTGAGGCCGGAGCGAAGGGCTCTGCCAGCAGTGCAGAGGCTGCTGGCAGAAGCAGCGCAGGTATTCCGGCAGGCAACGGAATACCTGCGGAAGGCCCGCGCGGTGCTGATGCGGGCCAGGCTGTGAGCCGCCCGGGTGCACCAGGGGCGGCAGAGGCTGCGGCTGGCCGTGCTGGTGCGGGCCAGCTTGAAGGTGCGGCCGTGCGTGCAGACGGCCGCGCAGACACGCCTGCTGCTGCCGGGACGCAGTCCGCAGCAGGCCAGGCCGCGCCAGCGGCGCCAACGCCAGCGCAGCTGGCGCCGAAGCTGCTGGCGCTGCTGGACGCGCTGCGCAGCGCGTCACCGGCCGCACCGGCACAGCCGGGTGCGGCCCGCCAAGCCGCCCCTGCTGCGCAGGAGGGCGGCCAGAGGGCTGCGGCTGCCGCAGGCTCGCCGCAGCCCTTGCCAGCCGGCGCAGATATGCTGCCGGCTGGCGGTAGTGCTGCTGCACCTGCGGGAGCAGCAGCGGCGCACGCGCCTGTCACCCACGGAGGAGACCCGTGGGTGGGGCGCGTGCTGAAGCTGCTCGGTGCGGAGCACGAGCAGCAGGCCGTTCACGGCGCGGCGATGCAGCCGCGTGTGGGGGAAGCAGCGAGTCCGGCGAATGCGGACACGCTCAAGGGCCTGCTGCTGCAGCTTGCCAGCAGCGACAGTGCCCCGGCGGCGCTGAAAGAGGCCGCCGCTCAAGCGGTGCAGTACCTGACAGGTCAGCAGCTGCTGCTTACTACGGATCGCAGTGCTGCGTTTGCACAGATGCACTGGTTTATCCCCATCACCGGTCCAGACGGAGAACAGACTGCTTCGGTGCAGATTCAGTCACGACGCGGCCAGCGCGGAGAGTTGGATGCGTCCAACTGCCGCCTGCTGTTTGATCTGGACATGAAAAGTTTGGGGCATACCCTTGTGGATGTGCATGTGGTGAATAACATTGTTAGTCTGCGCGTGTTGAATGACCGTGAGGGCATGGGAACCTTGCTGGAGAGCGGACGTGAGATGATTCACCAATCGCTGGATAAATTGGGGTATCAGCTGTTAACTTTCAGGGCAGAGCCTTGGCCTGCAGGTCAGGAGGCCGGAACGGATCGCAAAATGACCGCAGCGGATTACAGTCCTGAGCGGTATAAAGGGGTGGATTTCAAAGTATGA
- a CDS encoding polysaccharide deacetylase family protein, protein MKYSKKIILAALALLTCTITLYAYAVNHPTNALSHKACTSWNIVQRKMFTLSHPDFSMYSKVDRSKIVIKEGTAAEVPVLMYHYVTPKQDNREPNNKSIIDLEVFEQNMKYLYENGYQTVTLAQLEQYVNGEISLPEKSIVITFDDGYQNNYTLAYPVLKKYHFHASLFVIGSRIQPAPVVFDPAKKSDISKPEMQAGSDVFEYNSHTFNLHHKGYTVCGDDLPVTLDTNLLDHDIEQIKQIGIDTPYIAYPYGYFSVQMIYKLQQHGYRMGFTVMPGFVRPGDSPMVLPRLTVTNDTDLPTLLRTGTNTHSSSEGL, encoded by the coding sequence ATGAAGTATTCAAAAAAAATCATACTAGCTGCACTTGCACTGCTCACATGCACCATTACATTATACGCTTACGCTGTAAATCACCCCACCAATGCTTTATCCCACAAGGCTTGTACGTCCTGGAATATCGTACAGCGAAAAATGTTTACATTATCGCATCCTGACTTCTCCATGTATTCCAAGGTGGATCGCTCAAAGATTGTAATTAAAGAAGGCACAGCCGCCGAAGTTCCTGTTCTTATGTATCATTATGTTACGCCTAAGCAGGACAATCGCGAGCCTAACAATAAATCTATTATTGACTTAGAAGTTTTTGAGCAGAACATGAAATATCTATACGAAAACGGGTACCAGACTGTTACTCTCGCCCAGCTTGAACAATATGTTAACGGCGAAATTTCGCTGCCTGAGAAATCTATTGTAATTACCTTTGATGATGGATACCAGAACAATTATACCCTGGCTTATCCTGTACTTAAGAAATATCATTTCCATGCTTCCCTTTTTGTAATCGGAAGTCGCATTCAGCCTGCTCCAGTCGTCTTTGATCCCGCCAAAAAAAGCGATATCTCCAAGCCCGAGATGCAGGCCGGAAGCGACGTATTTGAATATAACAGCCACACCTTCAACCTGCATCACAAAGGTTATACGGTATGCGGAGACGATCTGCCCGTTACGCTGGATACCAATCTGCTGGATCACGATATTGAACAGATCAAACAGATCGGTATTGATACACCATATATCGCCTATCCTTATGGTTATTTCAGCGTTCAGATGATCTATAAACTGCAGCAGCATGGGTATCGAATGGGTTTCACGGTTATGCCCGGATTTGTTCGTCCAGGTGATTCACCCATGGTTCTGCCCCGCTTGACTGTTACGAATGATACCGACCTGCCAACGCTGCTGCGAACGGGAACCAACACACACAGCAGCAGTGAAGGTTTGTAG
- the trmD gene encoding tRNA (guanosine(37)-N1)-methyltransferase TrmD, protein MKVDVLTLFPEMFDGVFGTSILGKAQAKGIVSLRAVNFRNYATNKHNTVDDAPYGGGGGMVLKPDPIFAAVEDVLEQRGEAAAAMKAPRIILMCPQGETFTQKKAEELVQEDHLIFICGHYEGYDERIREFLVTDELSIGDYVLTGGELPAMVAIDSIVRLIPGVLGNETSAVTDSFSTGLLEYPHYTRPPEFRGMKVPDMLLSGHHLNIEAWRREQSLIRTLERRPELLETADLTEKERKWLEQYRAEQEKK, encoded by the coding sequence ATGAAGGTTGATGTATTAACATTATTTCCGGAAATGTTCGACGGTGTGTTTGGAACGAGCATTCTAGGCAAAGCACAGGCCAAAGGGATTGTGTCGCTCAGGGCAGTCAATTTCCGTAATTACGCGACCAATAAACATAACACTGTCGATGATGCTCCATATGGTGGCGGTGGGGGCATGGTTCTCAAGCCTGATCCCATCTTTGCTGCGGTAGAAGATGTATTGGAGCAGCGTGGTGAAGCTGCAGCAGCGATGAAAGCTCCACGGATTATTCTGATGTGCCCGCAAGGCGAGACCTTTACACAGAAGAAAGCTGAAGAGCTGGTTCAAGAAGACCATCTGATCTTTATCTGTGGTCATTATGAGGGGTATGATGAACGAATCCGTGAGTTTCTGGTAACGGATGAACTGTCCATTGGGGACTATGTTCTGACCGGCGGCGAACTGCCTGCCATGGTGGCTATCGATAGTATTGTGCGGCTGATTCCTGGCGTGCTTGGCAATGAGACAAGTGCAGTGACGGATTCATTCAGTACAGGCCTGCTTGAATATCCCCATTATACCCGTCCGCCTGAATTTAGAGGCATGAAGGTACCGGATATGCTTTTATCCGGGCATCATTTGAATATTGAAGCTTGGCGCAGAGAACAGTCATTGATTCGTACACTAGAGCGCAGGCCGGAACTGCTGGAGACGGCTGACCTGACAGAGAAAGAACGCAAGTGGCTGGAGCAGTACCGTGCTGAGCAGGAAAAGAAATAG
- a CDS encoding ribonuclease HII, whose protein sequence is MTANDAIPELELSNQAGKPKKRKKETIEPRDLLAYEREYWGSGFEYIAGIDEVGRGCLFGDVVAAAVILPQGLILEGVNDSKKLSEKKREALYDIIMENALAVGVGYADAETIDRLNIKQAARLAMKRAVEALEETPHYMLVDAEKVDVNIPQLSIIKGDANSQSIAAASIVAKVTRDRLCREEWDALYPEYGLSVHKGYATQFHREQIMALGATPMHRRSFLGNLLGEQQTLF, encoded by the coding sequence ATGACAGCAAACGATGCAATTCCAGAGTTGGAATTATCAAATCAGGCAGGCAAGCCGAAAAAAAGAAAAAAAGAAACGATTGAACCTCGGGATCTTTTAGCATATGAGCGGGAGTACTGGGGGAGCGGGTTTGAATATATTGCAGGGATTGACGAAGTAGGGCGTGGGTGTTTGTTTGGAGATGTTGTTGCGGCCGCTGTAATTCTGCCCCAAGGACTTATTTTGGAAGGAGTAAATGATTCCAAAAAGCTGTCCGAGAAAAAGCGGGAAGCTTTGTATGACATCATTATGGAGAACGCACTGGCCGTAGGTGTAGGTTATGCAGATGCGGAAACGATTGATCGTCTGAATATTAAACAAGCCGCCAGATTGGCGATGAAACGTGCTGTAGAGGCGCTTGAAGAAACACCTCACTATATGCTGGTGGATGCAGAGAAGGTCGATGTGAATATCCCGCAGCTGTCTATCATTAAAGGGGATGCGAACAGTCAATCCATTGCTGCGGCTTCGATTGTTGCCAAGGTAACGAGAGATCGGCTGTGCAGGGAAGAGTGGGACGCGTTATACCCGGAATATGGTTTGTCGGTACATAAAGGCTATGCTACTCAATTTCACCGGGAGCAGATCATGGCGCTGGGAGCAACACCGATGCACCGGCGAAGTTTTCTCGGTAATTTGCTTGGAGAACAGCAAACATTGTTTTAG
- the rplS gene encoding 50S ribosomal protein L19 encodes MNIVQAITQEQLRKDIPSFRPGDTLKVHVKVIEGTRERIQLFEGVVIKRRGGGISETFTVRKISYGVGVERAFPLHSPKIDRIEVARRGKVRRAKLYYLRELRGKAARIKEIR; translated from the coding sequence ATGAATATCGTTCAAGCGATTACACAAGAACAACTTCGCAAAGATATTCCGAGTTTTCGTCCTGGTGACACTTTGAAAGTGCACGTTAAGGTAATCGAGGGAACTCGTGAGCGTATCCAATTGTTCGAAGGTGTTGTGATTAAACGCCGTGGTGGTGGAATTAGTGAGACTTTTACAGTTCGTAAAATTTCTTACGGTGTAGGTGTGGAAAGAGCTTTCCCGCTTCATTCCCCTAAAATCGATAGAATCGAAGTGGCTCGCCGTGGTAAAGTGCGTCGTGCGAAGCTTTATTATCTTCGTGAACTACGCGGTAAAGCAGCGAGAATTAAAGAAATTCGTTAA